In one window of Pseudoalteromonas espejiana DSM 9414 DNA:
- a CDS encoding mechanosensitive ion channel family protein, giving the protein MIKDILMHPFLVSLFVLAIAFVLKVLVDKLARNRAEKKEKDIRYITHNIKHFINFVMVLSLLFVWSTEIQNFALSIAAFAVAIVLATREFIQCVIGFFYLVTTRPFRVGDWIQVGDYFGEVAETDWVKTTMHEIDMHTYQFSRKTIYIPNNKLITSSIKNLNYVKRFVTHHFTIVRRESFNPYVIHDELVNQAKLYCEEFQDVATRYNSMIERKLDAKISGPAPVIHFGTTELGEFKASFTLFCPTNKALEIEHKLTECFMALWYEEAKKNKETKSEA; this is encoded by the coding sequence ATGATTAAAGACATACTCATGCACCCTTTTTTAGTGTCGCTATTCGTGCTTGCCATTGCGTTTGTGCTAAAAGTACTCGTTGATAAGCTTGCAAGAAATCGCGCAGAAAAAAAAGAAAAAGACATTCGCTACATTACACACAACATAAAGCACTTTATTAATTTTGTAATGGTGTTGTCGCTGCTGTTTGTGTGGTCTACCGAAATTCAAAATTTTGCGCTTTCGATTGCAGCCTTTGCTGTTGCCATTGTACTTGCTACGCGCGAGTTTATTCAGTGCGTTATTGGCTTTTTTTATTTAGTGACCACACGGCCATTTAGAGTGGGCGATTGGATTCAGGTAGGTGATTATTTTGGTGAAGTTGCCGAAACCGACTGGGTTAAAACAACAATGCACGAAATAGACATGCATACTTATCAGTTTTCACGTAAAACCATTTACATTCCTAATAATAAGCTAATCACCAGCTCAATAAAAAACCTTAACTATGTAAAGCGCTTTGTAACGCACCACTTTACAATAGTACGAAGAGAGAGCTTTAACCCGTACGTTATTCATGACGAATTAGTCAATCAGGCTAAGCTTTATTGTGAAGAGTTTCAGGATGTGGCAACACGTTATAATTCAATGATAGAGCGAAAACTAGACGCTAAAATATCGGGCCCTGCACCAGTGATTCACTTTGGTACAACGGAGCTAGGCGAGTTTAAAGCAAGTTTTACGCTGTTTTGCCCCACAAATAAAGCACTTGAAATAGAGCATAAACTAACAGAGTGTTTTATGGCTTTGTGGTACGAAGAAGCGAAGAAAAACAAAGAAACAAAAAGCGAGGCTTAA
- a CDS encoding class I SAM-dependent methyltransferase, with the protein MVIQCAFKELRPYLNELETRFNLAQWAQSCSGFSLHYDETGLNLLKTDEPKLAAINVDFVTGAVAHRRKFGGGKGQSIAKAVGLNKGATPVVLDATAGLGRDGFVLASLGCKVILHERHPVVAALLFDGLKRAYDDAEIGPWMQQNMSLVFGSSHTLLEQCESMPDVVYLDPMFPHREKSALVKKEMRVFQELVGADTDADDLLDFAYPLASKRVVVKRPDYAPFLNDKTPSMQIKTKKNRFDVYVKAAMV; encoded by the coding sequence GTGGTTATTCAGTGTGCTTTTAAAGAGTTGCGCCCATATTTAAATGAGCTAGAAACGCGTTTTAACTTGGCTCAGTGGGCGCAAAGTTGCAGTGGTTTTAGCCTACATTACGACGAAACCGGCCTAAATTTACTTAAAACTGATGAACCCAAGCTCGCTGCTATAAACGTAGATTTTGTAACAGGGGCTGTGGCGCACAGGCGTAAATTTGGTGGCGGCAAAGGGCAGTCTATAGCTAAAGCGGTAGGCTTAAATAAAGGCGCAACGCCGGTAGTATTAGATGCAACGGCAGGCCTTGGCCGAGACGGCTTTGTATTAGCCTCCTTGGGCTGTAAGGTAATACTGCACGAGCGTCATCCCGTAGTAGCGGCATTACTATTTGATGGTTTAAAACGTGCCTATGACGATGCTGAAATTGGTCCTTGGATGCAACAAAATATGAGCTTAGTGTTCGGCTCAAGTCATACTTTGTTGGAGCAATGTGAGAGCATGCCCGATGTAGTGTATTTAGATCCTATGTTTCCACATCGTGAAAAATCAGCGTTAGTTAAAAAAGAAATGCGCGTATTCCAAGAACTTGTTGGCGCAGACACCGATGCGGACGACCTACTCGATTTTGCCTATCCACTTGCCAGTAAGCGTGTTGTTGTAAAGCGCCCCGATTACGCCCCATTTTTAAATGACAAAACGCCTAGCATGCAAATTAAAACAAAAAAGAACCGTTTTGACGTTTATGTAAAAGCGGCCATGGTTTAA
- the iscA gene encoding iron-sulfur cluster assembly protein IscA, with protein MAVTLTDAAANRVQSFLANRGKGLGLRVGIKTTGCSGLAYVLEFVDELNEDDETFAAKGVTLIVDAKSLVYIDGTELDYTKEGLNEGFKFNNPNQADECGCGESFTV; from the coding sequence ATGGCAGTGACATTGACAGATGCGGCAGCAAACCGCGTACAATCATTTTTAGCAAACCGCGGTAAAGGTTTAGGCCTGCGCGTTGGCATTAAAACGACGGGCTGTTCAGGTCTTGCTTATGTACTAGAGTTTGTTGATGAGCTTAACGAAGACGATGAAACCTTCGCAGCTAAAGGCGTTACCTTAATTGTTGACGCCAAAAGCTTGGTTTACATTGATGGCACCGAGCTTGACTACACCAAAGAAGGCTTAAATGAAGGGTTTAAATTTAATAATCCTAATCAAGCCGACGAGTGTGGTTGTGGCGAAAGCTTTACTGTTTAA
- the iscU gene encoding Fe-S cluster assembly scaffold IscU translates to MAYSDKVIDHVENPRNVGVLDKSDPSVATGMVGAPACGDVMKLQIKVSSEGVIEDAKFKTYGCGSAIASSSLVTEWVKGKTLDEAATIKNTDISAELELPPVKIHCSILAEDAIQAAIADYKSKQAK, encoded by the coding sequence ATGGCTTATAGTGATAAAGTAATCGACCACGTAGAAAACCCACGTAATGTTGGTGTTTTAGACAAAAGTGATCCGTCAGTGGCAACGGGTATGGTTGGCGCACCAGCATGTGGTGACGTAATGAAATTGCAAATTAAAGTATCGTCTGAAGGCGTTATTGAAGATGCAAAATTTAAAACATACGGTTGTGGCAGTGCAATTGCTTCATCTTCACTTGTAACAGAGTGGGTTAAAGGCAAAACATTAGACGAAGCAGCAACAATAAAAAACACTGATATCAGTGCAGAGCTTGAATTACCGCCAGTGAAAATTCACTGTTCAATTTTAGCCGAAGATGCAATTCAAGCAGCAATTGCTGATTACAAAAGCAAACAAGCGAAGTAA
- the hscB gene encoding co-chaperone HscB codes for MRYFELFAIPVDYNIDLATINKHYLELQRAVHPDRHANASSRDKLMAVQSTAEINDALQTLKHPVKRAEYMLSELGVDIRAEQQTLQDPMFLMQQMELREELEELESASDPDVAIANFESQIKQLKAQYSNELAEQLASNDEAQYQQAADNIRKLKFVYKLKDELERIEDSLFDD; via the coding sequence ATGCGTTACTTTGAGTTATTTGCAATACCGGTTGATTACAATATTGACTTGGCAACAATAAATAAGCATTACCTAGAGCTGCAGCGCGCAGTGCACCCCGATCGTCATGCTAATGCGAGCAGTCGCGATAAGCTTATGGCCGTACAAAGTACCGCTGAAATTAACGACGCACTACAAACTCTTAAGCACCCAGTAAAACGTGCTGAATATATGCTTAGTGAGCTAGGTGTAGATATTCGTGCTGAGCAACAAACACTGCAAGATCCTATGTTCTTAATGCAGCAAATGGAGTTACGTGAAGAGTTAGAGGAGCTTGAATCAGCGAGTGATCCTGATGTCGCTATCGCCAATTTTGAATCACAAATAAAGCAACTAAAAGCCCAATACAGTAATGAACTTGCCGAGCAACTTGCAAGTAACGACGAGGCGCAATATCAACAAGCTGCTGACAACATTCGCAAATTAAAGTTTGTATATAAACTAAAAGACGAACTTGAGCGCATTGAAGACAGTTTATTTGACGATTAA
- the gorA gene encoding glutathione-disulfide reductase — translation MAQHFDYIAIGGGSGGIASANRAAMRGAKVALIEAKHMGGTCVNVGCVPKKVMWHGAQVAEAINLYAPDYGFNVEVKGFDWGKLVESREAYISRIHKGYDNGLASNGVTVINGFAKFVDNKTVEVNGEHYTADHILIAVGGRPHAPHIPGAEYGIDSNGFFELKEQPKRVAVIGAGYIAVELAGVLHGLGTETHLFVRKHAPLRNFDTLLVDTLVEIMKKEGPTLHTECSPKEVVKESDGSLTIHFENGYSQNVDQVIWAIGREPSTDVINIAATGVELNSSGYVKVDEYQNTNVPGIYAVGDIIEHGIELTPVAVKAGRTLSERLFNKELPDDLKMDYSLVPTVVFSHPPIGTIGETEQEAIARHGEENVKVYKSGFAAMYTAVTQHRQPCAMKLVCVGPEEKVVGLHGIGFAVDEMIQGFAVAMKMGATKADFDAVVALHPTGSEEFVTMR, via the coding sequence ATGGCTCAGCATTTTGATTACATTGCAATTGGTGGTGGTAGCGGCGGAATTGCATCTGCTAACCGTGCTGCAATGCGTGGCGCTAAAGTAGCTCTTATTGAAGCAAAGCACATGGGTGGCACCTGTGTAAATGTAGGTTGTGTGCCTAAAAAAGTAATGTGGCACGGCGCTCAAGTTGCTGAAGCAATTAACTTATATGCACCTGATTACGGTTTTAACGTAGAAGTAAAAGGCTTTGATTGGGGTAAATTAGTTGAAAGCCGTGAAGCCTACATTAGCCGCATTCATAAAGGATACGATAACGGCCTTGCAAGTAACGGCGTTACCGTAATTAATGGCTTTGCTAAATTTGTAGATAACAAAACAGTTGAAGTTAATGGCGAACATTACACTGCAGACCATATTTTAATAGCAGTAGGTGGTCGCCCGCATGCTCCTCATATTCCTGGTGCAGAATACGGTATTGATTCAAACGGCTTTTTTGAACTAAAAGAGCAGCCTAAGCGCGTAGCTGTAATTGGCGCAGGTTACATTGCCGTAGAGCTTGCTGGTGTATTACATGGGCTAGGTACAGAAACACACTTGTTTGTACGTAAACATGCTCCACTGCGTAACTTTGATACCTTACTGGTTGATACACTCGTAGAGATAATGAAAAAAGAAGGGCCAACGCTTCACACCGAATGCTCGCCTAAAGAAGTTGTTAAAGAAAGCGATGGTAGCTTAACCATTCATTTTGAAAATGGTTATAGCCAAAATGTTGACCAAGTTATTTGGGCCATTGGTCGTGAGCCAAGCACCGATGTAATCAACATTGCAGCAACAGGTGTTGAGCTAAATAGCTCAGGCTACGTAAAAGTTGATGAATACCAAAACACAAACGTGCCAGGTATTTACGCTGTAGGTGATATTATTGAACACGGTATTGAGCTTACGCCAGTAGCCGTTAAAGCAGGGCGTACGTTATCAGAGCGCTTGTTCAATAAAGAACTACCTGACGATTTAAAAATGGATTACAGCTTAGTACCAACGGTAGTATTTAGCCACCCGCCTATTGGTACTATTGGCGAAACCGAGCAAGAAGCGATTGCGCGCCACGGTGAAGAAAACGTAAAAGTGTACAAGTCGGGCTTTGCCGCTATGTACACTGCAGTTACGCAGCACCGCCAACCATGTGCAATGAAACTTGTATGTGTAGGCCCTGAAGAAAAAGTTGTTGGCTTACACGGCATTGGCTTTGCGGTTGATGAAATGATTCAAGGTTTTGCTGTTGCCATGAAAATGGGCGCAACAAAAGCTGACTTTGATGCAGTTGTAGCACTGCACCCTACAGGGTCTGAAGAGTTTGTAACAATGCGCTAA
- the prlC gene encoding oligopeptidase A, translating to MSEAQTNPLIGLEGLPPFSKIKPEYVVPALKHGIEQCRQAIDDVLAKGSYTWDELVLPLEEVDDKLSRLFSPVSHLNSVMNNDELREAYEQCLPLISEYSTFVGQHQGLYKAYNALYNSDEFKTLSTAQQKSITNALRDFKLSGIALAADEQKRYGEISARLSELASKFGNNVMDATLAWHKHITDESQLAGLPESALALAADTAKSKELEGWVFTLDFPSYLPVMTYADDRELRRETYTAFCTRASDQGPNAGEYDNSDIMKEELALRHELAQLLGFNNYAEKSLATKMAESPAQVFSFLEDLAAKSKPQAEQEVAELKAYAEQKHGISELQAWDFGYYSEKLKQEKYAISDEVLRPYFPANKVLSGLFETVNRLFGITVKEVNDFDSYHSDVRFFEIYDSSNTLRGRFYLDLYARERKRGGAWMDDCMGRKVRASGELQTPVAYLVCNFNKAVGDKPALFTHDEVTTLFHEFGHGIHHMLTQVDAAPVAGINGVAWDAVELPSQFLENWCYDEEALSFISGHFETGEPLPKELLDKLLAAKNYNSGMQMLRQIEFSLFDFKIHNDYTAGQECQIQAILNDVRSRTSVVNPPEFNRFQHGFSHIFAGGYSAGYYSYKWAEVLSADAFSKFEEEGIFNAATGQAFLQNILEKGGSEEPMELFKKFRGREPNVDALLRHSGIAA from the coding sequence ATGAGCGAAGCACAAACAAATCCACTCATTGGCCTAGAAGGCTTACCACCATTTTCAAAAATAAAGCCAGAGTACGTCGTGCCGGCACTAAAACATGGTATAGAGCAATGTCGTCAAGCCATTGACGATGTACTCGCTAAAGGTTCATACACGTGGGATGAGTTAGTGCTACCACTTGAAGAAGTGGATGACAAACTGTCGCGCTTATTTTCGCCGGTTTCTCACTTAAACTCGGTGATGAACAACGATGAATTACGTGAAGCTTACGAGCAATGTTTACCGCTTATTTCTGAGTATTCTACGTTTGTTGGCCAGCATCAAGGTTTGTATAAAGCCTATAACGCGCTTTACAACAGCGACGAATTTAAAACACTAAGCACGGCTCAGCAAAAAAGTATTACTAATGCACTACGTGACTTCAAACTTTCGGGTATTGCTTTAGCAGCTGACGAGCAAAAGCGTTACGGTGAAATTAGTGCTCGCTTATCAGAGCTTGCTTCTAAATTTGGTAATAATGTGATGGATGCAACACTTGCATGGCATAAACACATTACCGACGAAAGCCAATTAGCAGGGTTACCAGAGTCTGCTTTAGCGCTTGCTGCTGACACCGCTAAAAGTAAAGAGCTAGAGGGTTGGGTATTCACGCTCGACTTTCCATCTTACTTGCCAGTAATGACTTACGCAGATGACCGTGAATTACGCAGAGAAACCTACACGGCATTTTGTACCCGCGCGTCTGATCAAGGTCCAAACGCCGGTGAATACGATAACTCAGATATTATGAAAGAAGAGCTTGCGCTTCGCCATGAGCTAGCGCAGCTATTAGGCTTTAATAATTACGCTGAAAAATCTCTTGCGACTAAAATGGCTGAATCACCAGCTCAAGTATTTTCGTTTTTAGAAGATTTAGCGGCTAAATCTAAGCCTCAAGCAGAGCAAGAAGTTGCCGAGCTAAAAGCGTATGCAGAGCAAAAGCATGGTATATCAGAGCTTCAAGCCTGGGATTTTGGTTACTACAGCGAAAAACTAAAGCAAGAAAAATACGCTATTTCAGATGAAGTACTGCGCCCGTACTTCCCTGCAAATAAAGTACTTAGTGGTTTATTTGAAACCGTTAACCGTTTATTCGGTATTACGGTTAAAGAAGTCAACGATTTTGATAGCTACCACAGCGATGTGCGTTTTTTCGAAATTTACGACAGCAGCAACACATTACGTGGCCGTTTTTACCTAGACTTATACGCACGTGAGCGCAAGCGTGGTGGCGCGTGGATGGACGACTGCATGGGCCGTAAAGTACGTGCCAGTGGAGAGCTACAAACGCCTGTAGCTTATTTAGTGTGTAACTTTAATAAAGCCGTAGGCGATAAACCTGCGCTATTTACACATGATGAAGTAACCACATTATTCCACGAATTTGGCCATGGTATTCATCATATGCTTACTCAAGTAGATGCTGCGCCCGTTGCCGGTATTAATGGTGTAGCGTGGGATGCCGTAGAGCTGCCAAGTCAGTTTTTAGAAAACTGGTGCTATGACGAAGAGGCGCTTAGCTTTATTTCAGGCCACTTTGAAACAGGTGAGCCATTACCAAAAGAGTTACTTGATAAGCTACTAGCAGCTAAAAATTATAACTCGGGTATGCAAATGCTGCGTCAAATTGAGTTTTCGTTATTCGATTTTAAAATTCATAACGATTACACAGCGGGGCAAGAGTGCCAAATTCAAGCAATACTAAACGATGTTCGTAGCCGTACATCGGTTGTTAATCCGCCTGAATTTAACCGTTTCCAGCACGGTTTTAGCCATATTTTTGCCGGTGGTTACAGTGCGGGTTATTACTCGTATAAATGGGCTGAAGTACTTTCGGCCGATGCATTTTCTAAATTTGAAGAAGAAGGCATTTTTAATGCCGCCACTGGCCAAGCCTTCTTACAAAATATTTTAGAAAAAGGCGGCAGTGAAGAGCCAATGGAGTTATTTAAAAAGTTCCGCGGCCGCGAGCCAAACGTTGATGCCTTACTGCGTCACAGCGGTATAGCTGCATAA
- a CDS encoding response regulator: protein MAKLVLTIDDDLYVHRIIEEALAGFCKLIHAKDGEQGFKLAKKHTPDIILLDIEMPGKSGYEICQALKEDELTHDIPVMFLSSKVELTDRVKGYSVGASDYITKPFNTEELMARIKVLYEYRQQCVKLKYDVAKAQNTAAMALAESGDMGRIVRFVGQSFHSHNFHSLSEHLLAFFSPFNLDVVVVFWYQGSSFFYSLESGVCPLEQELLDQHRNATRFVDIGNSTIINYPKISLLIKNMPVDNRALYGRYKDLFPHILEVTNEKVVAMERNENSFEQATQISTALQDIVKQLNSQNIAQNDYAKQFIEQLHELDCAIKQQQIQTNTADLTLYMSQLDHTMELLVSANSDLAFIKYQLKQVTESRNELLCNLRSKVEQASAQSLAHQSDIELF, encoded by the coding sequence ATGGCAAAGTTGGTACTAACAATTGATGACGATTTATATGTGCATCGAATTATTGAAGAAGCTTTAGCGGGCTTTTGTAAGCTTATTCACGCTAAAGATGGCGAACAAGGATTTAAGCTAGCCAAAAAGCACACACCCGACATAATTTTACTCGATATAGAAATGCCTGGTAAATCAGGTTATGAAATTTGCCAAGCTTTAAAAGAAGATGAACTTACACACGATATTCCTGTGATGTTTTTGTCTTCAAAGGTTGAGCTAACAGACCGCGTAAAGGGTTATAGTGTTGGCGCATCCGACTACATTACTAAACCCTTTAATACCGAAGAGCTTATGGCGCGCATAAAAGTGCTTTATGAGTACCGACAGCAATGTGTAAAACTTAAATATGATGTAGCTAAAGCACAAAATACAGCGGCTATGGCGTTAGCTGAGTCGGGAGACATGGGCCGTATAGTAAGGTTTGTAGGGCAAAGTTTTCACTCACATAACTTTCATTCATTAAGCGAGCACTTACTTGCATTTTTTAGCCCATTTAATTTAGATGTGGTGGTGGTTTTTTGGTATCAGGGGAGTAGCTTTTTTTATAGCTTAGAGTCGGGTGTGTGCCCGCTTGAGCAAGAGCTATTAGATCAACACCGAAACGCAACTCGATTTGTTGATATTGGTAACAGCACCATTATTAACTACCCAAAAATATCATTACTTATAAAAAATATGCCTGTTGATAACCGTGCACTTTACGGACGTTACAAGGATTTATTTCCGCATATTCTTGAAGTTACAAATGAAAAGGTCGTTGCTATGGAAAGAAACGAAAACAGCTTTGAGCAAGCCACGCAAATTAGTACTGCACTGCAAGACATAGTAAAGCAGTTAAACAGCCAAAATATTGCCCAAAATGACTATGCAAAACAGTTTATAGAGCAATTGCATGAATTGGACTGCGCTATAAAGCAACAGCAAATACAAACAAACACCGCCGACTTAACTTTGTATATGTCGCAGCTAGATCACACTATGGAGCTATTGGTTTCTGCAAATAGTGATTTAGCCTTTATTAAATATCAGCTTAAGCAAGTAACAGAAAGCCGTAACGAGTTATTGTGTAACCTGCGTAGTAAAGTAGAGCAGGCAAGTGCACAAAGCCTAGCTCACCAAAGCGATATAGAGCTATTTTAG
- the iscR gene encoding Fe-S cluster assembly transcriptional regulator IscR produces MKLTSKGRYAVTAMLDVALHASVGPVALADISQRQEISLSYLEQLFARLRKNGLVSSVRGPGGGYLLGREAAVISVGDVISAVDESVDATRCQGADTGCQSGMRCLTHNLWSDLSARIEEFLNNITLAELVEKSDVKEIASRQDNSINNAIKQLENIQVSCQL; encoded by the coding sequence ATGAAGTTAACATCTAAAGGCAGATATGCCGTTACAGCTATGCTGGATGTTGCACTACATGCGAGTGTAGGTCCTGTAGCCCTTGCTGATATTTCACAAAGACAAGAAATTTCTTTGTCTTACCTTGAGCAATTATTTGCCCGTTTACGTAAAAATGGTTTAGTGAGCTCTGTTCGCGGCCCTGGTGGTGGTTATTTACTAGGTCGAGAAGCAGCCGTTATCTCTGTTGGCGATGTCATTAGCGCCGTAGACGAGTCGGTAGATGCCACGCGTTGCCAAGGTGCCGATACCGGGTGTCAAAGTGGTATGCGATGCTTAACTCATAACTTATGGTCTGATTTGAGCGCACGCATAGAAGAATTTTTAAATAATATTACCTTAGCTGAATTGGTGGAAAAATCGGATGTGAAAGAAATTGCATCTCGCCAAGATAACAGCATCAATAATGCAATTAAGCAGTTGGAAAACATTCAAGTAAGCTGTCAACTTTAA
- a CDS encoding IscS subfamily cysteine desulfurase codes for MKLPIYLDYAATTPVDERVAKEMMQCLTMDGNFGNPASRSHRFGWQAEEVVDQARTDIADLINADPREIVFTSGATESNNLAIKGAAQFYKKKGKHVITAKTEHKAVIDTCRELERQGFEVTYMDVEENGLLDLKKLEETMREDTVLVSIMHVNNELGVIQDINTIGEMCRERKIMFHVDAAQSAGKVLIDVQQLKVDFMSFSGHKVYGPKGVGALYVRRKPRARLEAQMHGGGHERGMRSGTLATHQLVGMGAAFRIAKQDFEKDHAHISALRKRLIDGIMADMDEVYFNGAQDQSVPGIVNISFNFVEGESLLMAVKDIAVSSGSACTSASLEPSYVLRALGRNDELAHSSIRFSIGRFTTEEEIDYTVELMKNSIGRLREMSPLWEMHQEGVDLDSVEWAHH; via the coding sequence ATGAAGTTACCGATTTATTTAGATTACGCAGCGACCACGCCTGTTGACGAGCGTGTTGCAAAAGAAATGATGCAATGCCTTACAATGGACGGTAATTTTGGTAATCCTGCGTCACGTTCGCACCGTTTTGGTTGGCAAGCTGAAGAAGTGGTTGACCAAGCGCGTACAGATATTGCCGATTTAATTAATGCCGACCCGCGTGAAATTGTTTTCACTTCGGGCGCAACAGAATCAAACAACCTTGCAATTAAAGGTGCTGCACAGTTTTACAAAAAGAAAGGTAAGCACGTTATTACCGCTAAAACTGAGCACAAAGCAGTAATCGACACATGTCGTGAGCTTGAGCGTCAGGGTTTTGAAGTAACCTACATGGACGTTGAAGAAAACGGCCTGCTAGACCTTAAAAAGCTTGAAGAAACAATGCGTGAAGACACTGTTCTTGTAAGCATCATGCACGTAAATAACGAGCTAGGTGTAATTCAAGACATCAACACTATTGGCGAAATGTGTCGCGAACGTAAGATTATGTTCCATGTAGATGCAGCGCAAAGCGCAGGTAAAGTATTAATCGATGTACAACAGCTTAAAGTTGATTTTATGTCGTTCTCAGGCCACAAAGTATATGGCCCTAAAGGTGTAGGTGCACTTTACGTTCGTCGCAAACCACGTGCTCGCTTAGAAGCACAAATGCACGGTGGCGGCCATGAACGTGGTATGCGCTCTGGCACACTAGCAACTCACCAATTAGTGGGTATGGGTGCAGCATTTAGAATTGCTAAGCAAGACTTTGAAAAAGATCACGCACATATCAGCGCACTACGTAAACGCCTAATTGACGGCATTATGGCTGATATGGACGAAGTATACTTTAACGGCGCACAAGACCAGTCAGTACCAGGTATTGTAAACATCAGCTTTAACTTTGTTGAAGGTGAGTCGTTACTCATGGCAGTAAAAGACATTGCGGTATCATCAGGGTCTGCGTGTACATCAGCAAGCTTAGAGCCTTCATATGTACTACGCGCACTGGGTCGTAACGACGAATTAGCACACAGCTCAATTCGTTTTAGTATTGGCCGTTTTACTACCGAAGAAGAAATTGATTACACCGTTGAATTAATGAAAAACTCTATCGGTCGCCTACGCGAGATGTCTCCTTTATGGGAAATGCATCAAGAAGGTGTTGATTTAGATTCAGTTGAATGGGCTCACCACTAA
- the trmJ gene encoding tRNA (cytosine(32)/uridine(32)-2'-O)-methyltransferase TrmJ, whose amino-acid sequence MILDDIRIVLVNTSHSGNIGSAARAMKTMGLSKLYLVDPACEVDSHASALAAGATDVLGNAVIVDTVADAIADCALTIGTSARSRTLSWPMVEPRECGEKLVEEAVNGPVALVFGRENSGLTNEELQLCNYHVCIPANPDYSSLNLAMAVQTLSYETRMAFLNQQPKTEQADDDAAYPSSKQTELFYDHLEETLDNTGFIIKQHPGLVMTKLRRLFNRARPEEAELNILRGILTSINKSIPK is encoded by the coding sequence ATGATCTTAGATGATATTCGCATCGTTTTAGTTAACACCTCACACTCTGGCAATATTGGTTCAGCGGCTCGCGCCATGAAAACCATGGGCTTATCAAAACTGTATTTAGTAGACCCTGCCTGTGAAGTAGATAGCCATGCAAGCGCACTTGCAGCTGGCGCTACCGATGTATTAGGAAATGCGGTTATTGTTGACACTGTAGCTGATGCCATTGCTGATTGTGCATTAACAATTGGTACAAGTGCTCGCTCGCGTACGCTTTCGTGGCCTATGGTTGAGCCACGTGAATGTGGAGAAAAGCTTGTTGAAGAGGCTGTAAATGGCCCAGTAGCGCTTGTATTTGGTCGTGAAAATAGCGGCTTAACTAACGAAGAGCTTCAGCTTTGTAATTACCATGTATGTATTCCTGCAAATCCAGATTACAGCTCACTTAATTTAGCAATGGCAGTACAAACGCTAAGCTATGAAACACGCATGGCGTTTTTAAATCAGCAACCTAAAACAGAGCAAGCCGATGACGATGCGGCTTACCCAAGCTCAAAGCAAACAGAGTTGTTTTACGACCATCTTGAAGAAACACTCGACAACACAGGCTTTATTATTAAACAGCACCCAGGTTTAGTAATGACTAAGCTGCGTCGATTGTTTAACCGTGCACGCCCAGAAGAAGCAGAATTAAATATACTGCGCGGTATTCTTACCTCAATAAATAAATCTATTCCTAAGTAA